CGTGCGatggggggaagggggggggatgATTGTGTGGCCCCGTCGCAGATGCCTCAGATTTTCTACGGGGCTGTCAATCTGCGTCGCGTTCTATGGCCAGTGCGAACGGCATCGTTTTAGGTCTCCGGATCTCTGTGAGGCTCGAAGTCCCATAGTGCGCCGCGTGCTAGCGTGGCAGGCGGTACGCTGCCCTCCATTTTTGGCGAATTTCAAAGCCTCAGCACGGGCCTCGGGAACAACTTTGTATGGTTCCTGATTGTATGATGCAGGACGGGGCGTGAGTGGCACAGTCTACAGTGGCAAGGCTCGCGCCTTCGGTGcgagcgaaggaggcagccAGAGATGTACGCTGGCGCTTTATCCTCGCCTCTGTTTCTTGTCAAgccagcagcgaagagaaaacTGCAGGGGCAGCCTCGAGCTTCGCAAGAGCTGCGTGGACGTCAAACATAGGAACCATGAGCTGAAAACACTATCCACGGTCGATCTGCGTGTGTGAATTTGGGCAGCGTTTCTTCCTGCAGCAGACAGCGTGCTAAACAGGCCGCGCGGCAACTGGATAGGTGCTATCGGTGATAAGCAAGCAGAAAAGGGTTcagccgcgaagaagggaaAACACATAGCAGGGAATACTTCCCTTGCCTGTTGGCGATGGCGCATACGAGGGAACCGCCTGCTGgggccggcgcagagacagagtgGGTAGGCGGCTGCTCTTTGATCCGAGGTCCCGCTAGTGCGACAACGGCCGATTCACGTATTGTGTATGCAAAGTTCGTTCTGCTACTGCCCTACGTTCCTCAAGTCTTTTTGAATCCAAAAAACCGGCCGCTACCTGCCGTTCTCGTCTCGCCACCGTCTTTCCTAACCTCTATGTTAGTTCTGCACGAGCTCAGCTTCGCCTATCTACGGATCGCTCGATACTAGAGTGAATTACACGCATcagcctctcctccgcgggtGCGTGAGGAAAGGCCTCTCAGGATTCCGAAAAGACCTTTTCTGAGTAACTCACTCTGAAATGTAAACAACGACGGGCCTAATTGCAATATGGCTCCCTTTACCGAACGAACCACTTCCCAGTCCATTCTCACGTTTAGCTGAAATGCTTGCTCCATTATGCTCATCCGTTAAGTATTAAGAGAGTGCCACTGCGGAGACCCGGTTAAGGACGGCTTCACTAGTGAAGCAATATGAAAGACAGTAGACAGGAAATGCTCCACAGCGGGTGAAGCAAGCAGTTGTCCGCAGCAGGAGTTCTCATGAATACAACAGTACGCTTTTTTCGAGCATGTAGCCACACGATGGTATCCCCTTTCTTCGGCGGGGAATAAAAGATCGGTGTATTCGTCTTTAGTTCATGGTTTACACATGCTACTTGCTACCGAACCCGTAACGAAGAGATGAAAAGCCTGGAGAGCGCGCCTTTCCCGGCGTGGTTCCCAACGCGTCCGACCGCCTTTGCCGCGCGGCAAAGGCGGCGGCACCTCTGTGGAAACAGCGATATAGCAGCAGCCTCGTGTGTTTTTGCCTTTTTGTATGACTGAACAGCAAGCGATGCTTCCTTTTCGATGTCGACTAGAGAAGTAGCAGCTACTCCATTGGACGCATTGGTCGTGGTTCTGGGGCGGGCGGGGGGACGGAGCCATGGCAGGTCAGTCCTTCCCCCGAAGGTTAAAAAAAACGAGACATACGTTCGCCGACCCTCTGGATCTCCGAATGAGCTCAAAAAATGATTGTATAAGTCACGGGATCGGTTTGGTTGTCACTTTCGCGAAAAGACAACAGATATTCACTGTACTACTGGTTCAGTGGGATATCGGCGACGACCAAACCTACACGGAAGCAAAAACCACCACCAACTACGAAACTTAAGCACCTCCAGCTTTCAAAAAAACTTTTCTCCGTTGCTAGGAAGTGTATCGTCTGACCTGAAGTCGTTCAACTTCTCCAAACTCTGCATCCGCAAAGAGTGGTGAGGCTTGCGACCTATGCAAAGGCGCTCAGCTAGCTGGCAGCTATGGTGTCTTGACCCGTCtagcggcgccgcccgcgtggTGGAGGATCAAGGCGGGAAATTCGTTGTCTCGGATGAAAAGTGCACGAAAAATGGGCCCCGTTGGGCGAAGTCGCATATGAGACTTTTCTTGACCGATCGTCCGTTATTTTCGGATTGCGGGTTGTTTCGGAAAGAACTCGTGAGCGTGTTTCCTCACTCAGGCAGGAGGCACGCTggctcccgcgccgcagtcAAATCGCCCATGACTGCGTGCTTTTCTCTTCACCCCCCGTGAGTTTCCACTGCCAAGCCTTGCAAGTCGCTTATTGGAGCTGAAGACTCTCTCTTCCGGTTGGGGCACTGTCACTTCAGATTTGGTTTTCCCGTTGGTGCATGActtgcagcgcgcggcgtgcgatTCCAACCGGATGTGTCTACATTCAACAGTGCCCCCCGATTGCGTTCTGCGAACGAATGAACCAAATAGTGTTGTCACCCTGCCCTGACTTCTTGATCGCACATAAAGGAACGAAACTTGGCAGGCAAAAAGAGGCCTTTCTTTTCTGTTTACCTTCCACAAGAAGGGCGTCTAAATTCGCAAGGCCGCGGTTGCACCGGTTGTCTGCAGGTCCAGCGTTCGTGAGTGCCATTGGCGGTGATCGAGTGAATTCGTTCACTCGTCAGGGAGGGGGTTGATTTGCGGTTTTTCAAAGCCTGGTTCTTGTTTTCCTGTTTAATCCCCAAAGTCTCAGCTTCGTGCTGtggagcagcggcagaagctCATGTCCCCAAGTGCCGTTTGTGGTGGGCATGGCGCCCTCAGAGCTTAGCAgtttctcgcctgcgctccgGTATCTCATACGGCATTCGTCTTACACGCGACTGTCGATATCTGCAGCAGAGCGCTGAGTTTGCCAGCTCTGCTGTGCCAAATACTCTTTCTTGTACTATTTTGAGGCGAAGTCCCCTCCGAGCTCGGCAGGATATACAGTGGCCGCTCCTTCCCGGCCTCTGTTTGCCAAGGTGTTTTTTCCTCAAGGAGATGGTCCACCGCGTTCCCCCGCTTTTTCCTCACATCAGAGATATATGTTTTCAGAACGGTCTGCATTTCGTCATGGTATTTGGCGAGGCGAGTTTGCAACCTCAGGCATCCAGAGCGGCTTTAATGGAGCGCCCTTCGCGAGCCGCCTGGGGCGGGGCAGCCGCTCTGTGCGGACAAAATCGATTGCGATCTTCGCGGACAATGCTTCTGGTAACAGCGGTGTCCGTTTTGTTTCTTTCGAGTGAGCTGTTCAGCGCGTTGCGCGCTCCTATGTTTTCGCATGGAGGGGTCGAGGCATTGTCTCTGTTTCCTCATgcgtcgccgcatgcaggctCTGCTGGCAGTGAAGAGGCCCATGCAGGTCCTGAAGGCTTCAGTGATGGGGGGGCGGCCATCTCCCCCAGTGCAGCAGATGGAGAGTCCTTGCCtcagtctctctctttttctgaaGCGTCCCCTGCGGATGAAAGTGAGACATCTGACGAGGGAAAGAGCTCCTCCGAGGCAGATCAGTCCAAGCAAGAAGGACAAGACGCGCCGTTATCTCAATCAACAGAAACGACCACGAATAAGCATGCGGCCACGCCCCCCACAGCGGCAGTCTCGGGTGCGACGGAATCTGTATCTGCGTCGCCAGACCAGCCCTCTTCGGCGGCCAAGAAGACAGCGACCTCTGATTCGTCAAAGCAATCGGATTCGGGAAATGCACCTCTGGCAGAAGTTGTCGTGGACGAGATGGATCAGCTGAACTCTGTGAACGCCGCGGGTGTCTTTATAAGGCGCATCTGGAAGGAGCACAAGCGAGTAGGAGAGGACCTGCGTGATGCACTCCGGGAGTACCTCGTGGCTCTCGAAAAGGAAATGTATACGCAGCAAGCGGAAATTTTCGGACTGGAGAAGCTCAAGATGGAGGAGGCGATCCaccgcgagaagacgccggaGGCAAGGAAAAAAGAGGCCGAGCTAGAACTCCGTGCGCTTGCAGAGCACCAAAAATTCATGAGAGTTCTTTTCAGTCGACTTCGTCTCATCccagagaaaacgaaaaccACAGAGGTCATCGTCAACAGGATCGAGGAGCTGGATGAGCCTGTTGACCTCGTCGGAGCAACAGACAAGGGCTCTGGCGCCGACGTCCTCCACAGTCTGAAGGTTCTAGGCGAGGATTTGAAGAGCATGCGGAAATCATTGAAGAAGTTCGCCGACGAACTCGATGCGTTGGCAAGCGTAGGTTCCGCCGGGGTCCCTGGGGAGCTCAATCGAGCTTCGCAGGCTCTCGGGGTCGTCGGCGACCCCCTCGCGGGACCAGTGAGCTCTTTGGGGCAGGAGGCTTTGTCCCTGCTCACGGACGACAAGGGGAACCTCCTTGCAGACGTCGACTCCCGTTACCATGAAATGATGGATCAAGACTTTGACGCGTTCCCCTTCGATGAAGATGTCGACGACGTCGACGCCCATGGACTGTGGAACACGAAGCAAGGATCTCGCAGAACCGAATCGGACGGCCCCGGCGGAAAGCTCGCAGACAAAAAAGGCAAGCGCGTCCGCtttgcgtcttcgtctttccATTCggagcgcgaccgcggacACAATCTCGATATCCCCTGGGCGCCGGAAGCATCGCACCACCGCCATAGCGCGcggtcgtcttcgtcgcacCGCGGGCCCGAGGGACTGCTGTCGTTCTACTCCGCTCCAGAAGTGGATGCGGAAGACGGAAATGACGACGAAAACGAGGAGCAGTCTAGCGACGATGTGGCGTTCCCGGGGTTCTTCTTCCTTGAACTGGGCAGCAAACGCACTGTTGGGTCGCGCATCGAGAGCTCGGCGTCTGAGAAGCCGCGAGCGTTCATTCAGCAGAGCCAACAGAAGACGATCCGCCCTCATTCGCGAGGGGATGCGGGAGGCTCTGTCATGGACGGCGAACAGCCTCTGAGCTTTCTGCAGACCAACGAGTCAAGCGACGACGATGATGAAGCGGAATTTGAGGAACGCGGATTGGGCGGTGCTGAGGATTCCAACGGCGAAGGAAAGGAAtccggcgaagaagaccaagagagcgcggaggcgcacaaggagacgccagccgcaaaggcagaagaaagcgagcaAACAGACAAAGAAGAGGGATCAACAAGCGACCAAGGAGAGCACCcgcacgccggcgcagcggggaaaaaagaggaaaaggcAGATGAAGATAGTCAGGAGAAAGACGACAGTGGCGAGCACAAgccagagaagaaaaacggagaggaaggcaaCGGCAGTGAAGGGCAAAAGTGCGTCGATATCGTGGATCCAAAGCAGTGCACTGAAACCGCGAACTGCTTCCACGACGACGTCTACCAACAGTGTTTTTTCAATTGCACTATCATACTCAAAGCTGACAAATGCAACGAACACGAAAATTGCAGATACGAACAGCTCTTGCCCAAAAACGCCTGCGTGAATCAGGGTAAGCTGCGCATAGCCAACAAACGATCCGTGCGGAAGATTTCGGCTGCCGGCTGATGGCACCTTCTAGCAGCGTGCTCTGAAATCCTCCTGAGTGTGGGTACTCGCATCCATATAGCACGATGTTTTGATGAAGTCTGTCGCTGCTTGCCGCTGGCGTTGTTGGTACAGCGGCGCGTTGTCTGGCGCACGAAATCGCATCCCTATTGCTCGTTTGCGTAAGCGGGAATTCTTCTCGCATCGTCCGGACGCTCTCGGTAAACGCAGCCTTTTGTCGAATGGAGAAGTGCGCGGTTACTGATTCGCacgcggcggtggcgcggTGTACAGCGGGGGTTGTTCGACAGCAGCTCTCGATGCACGGATGGCGGACAGTACTTACCGGACGCTCGCTCATAactcgctttcttctgtgcTGCGCAGGCTATCAGTCTGTGTCTCTCACCAAACAGTCGTTCGAAGGCATCATGCGTGGCTGCGAGGAGTTCCGGGACAAGAAGTCGTGCGACATGATGGAGAAAGCAACTCAGCGCCTGAAGGACGCGGGGAAATCCATCGTGTACGACTGTCACTGGCTGTCAGCGGATTCGGAAGGCTCTGA
Above is a window of Besnoitia besnoiti strain Bb-Ger1 chromosome Unknown contig00007, whole genome shotgun sequence DNA encoding:
- a CDS encoding rhoptry neck protein RON1 (encoded by transcript BESB_071470) — protein: MLLVTAVSVLFLSSELFSALRAPMFSHGGVEALSLFPHASPHAGSAGSEEAHAGPEGFSDGGAAISPSAADGESLPQSLSFSEASPADESETSDEGKSSSEADQSKQEGQDAPLSQSTETTTNKHAATPPTAAVSGATESVSASPDQPSSAAKKTATSDSSKQSDSGNAPLAEVVVDEMDQLNSVNAAGVFIRRIWKEHKRVGEDLRDALREYLVALEKEMYTQQAEIFGLEKLKMEEAIHREKTPEARKKEAELELRALAEHQKFMRVLFSRLRLIPEKTKTTEVIVNRIEELDEPVDLVGATDKGSGADVLHSLKVLGEDLKSMRKSLKKFADELDALASVGSAGVPGELNRASQALGVVGDPLAGPVSSLGQEALSLLTDDKGNLLADVDSRYHEMMDQDFDAFPFDEDVDDVDAHGLWNTKQGSRRTESDGPGGKLADKKGKRVRFASSSFHSERDRGHNLDIPWAPEASHHRHSARSSSSHRGPEGLLSFYSAPEVDAEDGNDDENEEQSSDDVAFPGFFFLELGSKRTVGSRIESSASEKPRAFIQQSQQKTIRPHSRGDAGGSVMDGEQPLSFLQTNESSDDDDEAEFEERGLGGAEDSNGEGKESGEEDQESAEAHKETPAAKAEESEQTDKEEGSTSDQGEHPHAGAAGKKEEKADEDSQEKDDSGEHKPEKKNGEEGNGSEGQKCVDIVDPKQCTETANCFHDDVYQQCFFNCTIILKADKCNEHENCRYEQLLPKNACVNQGYQSVSLTKQSFEGIMRGCEEFRDKKSCDMMEKATQRLKDAGKSIVYDCHWLSADSEGSEDENDSAGASKDAEGGRSVCINRLEAPTAEKLLWGTIIAERERKLKDLETNRHLTPDKVCVRPRELTHATLAPDKPFYAVGDQVEVECNAGSSFVGTRRTITCHNEGAFDPQVACIPKRSLSSQQQLYMRKIGDYADVEQDAAGMSATSVETASGSAPFVARGIVTVFSVAAFSATVPAA